CTTAAATGAAAAGGAAGTGAAGGATTTGATAGAAGCTGTGGATATTGATGAAAATGACACTCCTTTAAAACAGAAATCAAAAAGAAGAGACAAGGTTATTCTCACATTGCTTTACTCTACAGGACTTCGTATTTCAGAACTTGTAAAGCTATTGAAAAGAGACATCGATTTTGATGAAAGAACCATTAGAGTAAGAGGTAAAGGGGATAAGGACAGAATTGTCCTTTTTGATGAGCATACAAAGGAACTTCTTTTGGATTATCTTGAAGTGGATAAACAGAATTCAGAATTTATCTTTGTAAATAAAAATGGAAATAGCCTTACTCCAAGATATGTTCAGATGATGATAAAGAAATATGCAGATGAAGCAGGAATCAAAAAGAAAGTTACTCCACACGTCTTAAGACACTCATTTGCAACACATCTATTAAAGAATGGTGTGGACATTAGAGTTATTCAGCAACTTCTTGGACATTCAAGCCTTTCTACAACTCAGATTTACACCAGTGTAGACATGGATACAATAAAAACAGTATATGATCAAGCAAGGGAACAGGAAAATAACATTTAGGGATGAAAAATATGGAAAATTTGCTTATTATGGGAATTGACACAAGACCAATGGTCAATTCAGCATTGAAATTGGATTACAAAACATTTTCTATAAGCTATTTTAAAACTGTAGACTTTAAAGCACCTTATGCTGAGAAACATGTTCTAGACCAGGAAAGTGCCATATCCTGTGGAAGGTTTGAAGAGAATTATTCACCTGACAAACTTCTTGAATTATCAAAAGATTTTCTTTTTCAAAATAATGATGAAGATGAAATTGATAAGATTGTACTCACCACTGGAATAAATTCAAAAAATTTTTCTGGAGAATATAAAAAATTTAGAAAAATTGTTCATGGCAATAAGAACACTGAATCTGTTGAGAATAAATTCAAGTTTTACAAGAAACTGAAAAACAAATTTAACGTTCCACTTACATTTCAACCATCTGATGTAGGGGAATTGAATGAAATTTTACAACAATACAGCAACAACCAATTTATTTTAAAACCCCTTCAAGGAAGGGGAGGGTTAGGAATTTTCTTGATAAATAATGAAAGTTGTGATGAATTAAAACAAGACAATGAAATTTATCAAAATATTTCACTTGAAAACTATATACTTCAGGAATATATTGAAGGAACTAATATATCATCATCAGTATTGTCA
This genomic window from Methanobrevibacter ruminantium contains:
- the xerA gene encoding site-specific tyrosine recombinase/integron integrase; its protein translation is MNLFTEQLNLSNEPIQKSPIKLPVIEENGDKKHLMEVFDFESMLEDYLIELEIRNYSENTVKTYSSIIHNLINYMKNEENLYDGKRFLASFRKYIRDLKRDKYLTQNYIYLTTVVSKKFLEFNDIYFLEDIKNPKRTKSLPKSLNEKEVKDLIEAVDIDENDTPLKQKSKRRDKVILTLLYSTGLRISELVKLLKRDIDFDERTIRVRGKGDKDRIVLFDEHTKELLLDYLEVDKQNSEFIFVNKNGNSLTPRYVQMMIKKYADEAGIKKKVTPHVLRHSFATHLLKNGVDIRVIQQLLGHSSLSTTQIYTSVDMDTIKTVYDQAREQENNI
- a CDS encoding ATP-grasp domain-containing protein, translating into MENLLIMGIDTRPMVNSALKLDYKTFSISYFKTVDFKAPYAEKHVLDQESAISCGRFEENYSPDKLLELSKDFLFQNNDEDEIDKIVLTTGINSKNFSGEYKKFRKIVHGNKNTESVENKFKFYKKLKNKFNVPLTFQPSDVGELNEILQQYSNNQFILKPLQGRGGLGIFLINNESCDELKQDNEIYQNISLENYILQEYIEGTNISSSVLSSHNERKNLINSRLITEHDLGNDSYEYSGNILPLNENSFRMFNGNQTEINANEINDEMKNTSEDLIKQFNLIGSNGVDYILDNNGELKIIEINPRFQGTYELVENVLGINLLDAHIKACEGEIIDIPNPSQYSIKRIIYARKQVSIGNLNIPNVYDIPYEGVKIEKDQPLVTIISSSKDLKTATNNAKIAEEKVYENIK